A segment of the Salvelinus namaycush isolate Seneca chromosome 3, SaNama_1.0, whole genome shotgun sequence genome:
ATTGACCAAAGTCAACACACCTGGTCTCCCAGGTTGGTTAAATCAAAGACAAAGTGCCTGcagcactccaggaccagggttgtctacccTGCATCACACCCGCCGCACAGAGCCTCCAAATCAAGTATTAATTGGCTTTAAACCAGCTACAAAAAAAGTATGTTCTGACAAGCTGGATCCCTTCTAATTATGATTCTGGATGGCTAGATAGCTACCAACAATGACATGAATCTACCATTTGGGGAATCATAAATGCTTAATTTCAGATggtttcatgtcaatgctaatatggctaacAAGCAGCAATCTAAGCAAACCCCATCCGTTTTGACCCATAGTTGCGCACATGTAGATTgcgttgctaaacaaccaacccatctATTGTAGATTCGTTTTTTTACTATTCATCTTTATACATGCAAAACAATTATATTTATTATTAATATCTATCAGCCAACAGATGATAGTAGATAAACAAGTGGTGTTACTTGATgcatttttattttcaaaacaAATCCGAAAGTACAGTTAGTGatattcatacacacacaaatgtcTGAAAAACATTAGCACACCCCCAAAATCCATAACATACCCAAAAAATATACAGTCTAAGGAAAACATAATTGAAGTGCAGCTGTTCACTTATCCATTATCAACAGCCATCGATGCCCCTTGCATCACAGCCAATGTCGCAAGGTCCCACCTCAGTTTGGGGTAACCACTAAGGCACAGATCATAGCGAGAACAaagtttgaatcatatctgtcaaataagaaaaaaaacatttgtcagtTACATTGGTGTGGCAAGCTGTACCTGACAGTATTTCCAGCTCAGTATGAAAAATCCTCCTGTTCAACCACTTCCTTAGCCTCATTTGAAAGCCTGGCCCAAAGTCTGGCCCATACATTAGTATAAAAAATTACTGGTATGTACAATGGTGGACATGATTGGGTCATCGACATCCAATATTAATCAAATACAGCCCTACATATGTAAATAGCAAGAAAACAATGTCCTCTGTCACCCCCTAATAAGACAGCTCTGCACATGGAGGTCCTATAATTGAATTCAATGGCTCCATGTGTAATTCTATGACTATGCCATCTGAAACTCACCAGGATTATTCATGCTTCGCTTCAACACTTTGTACGAGTCCCCGGTAAGGGTGTGGATTTCATCCCTCAGCCTCCGGCGCCCTTCCAGAGTCAGGTGCCACAGACAGGACTTCCTCTTCCCCTCGCTGCACACCTGCTGGGGGGTCTTACGAAAGCTGTTGCTGAAACACAGGTTGTGGCGGATAGTGTTCTTCCAGCCGTCAGGGGCTGTCTGGAAGAATGGAAAGTGCTCTCTGGGAGAGGGAGCCGTGAGAATTTCACACAAAATCATCCTCCATTACACGTTCAAAGGACTGCGACCTCAAGGTGTCCCAACAATGACAGATGGAAATGTTAAAGATGGCACAATAACAAACAGATCCCTAAACTCTTCTGTATTCACTTGTGAAGCACTGAGAGGATGTTATTGATATAAGCAATATGGTGAAACTTCCACCCTTAGGCTATCAGAGGACAAGGTGGCTCCATTACATTCTTACTGTACATCTGTCAAATCCTCTCAGCTCTTCACAAGTACTTAGGGGTCGATTTGGGAATCGGTATAGTTTCTCCAGCTTCAACAAAATAGTAACTGTAGTGTGTTACTGGTCTGGTAATCTCCACCCATCAGTTCAAAAGCACATGATGCTTCTGTGGTCAGTAGGTCTTACCTTGTGAAGTTATAGATCTGCTGGACATTGAGGCTGCCAGTGCGGCTGCTGCCAATAGCCATGGCGATTAAGATGCAGTAGTTGACAGGGGGACGCAGCCAGGCGCCGCTCTTCAGGTTGTTGCTGTCTTGAAGGACCCGCTGGAGGCGCTTGCTTTGGGCCAGACTAAGCTTTCGTGGTCCACCCTTAGGGGCCTTTGCCTTGCGGGCAGTTTTGACTTTCCGACAAATGGGGACATCTAACGAAGAGGCGTCATCCTCATCTGTAAGCTATGAAAAATATGTCACAAGATGTAGTTATTGAAGCAAGAGATCAATTGAGTGCAATATGTCCAATGTACTCTTAAATGCTTATACATATTGCACTGATAATCTTGTTTGAAATCCATGGACTAAATACATATCTTTTTGCACTATAAGTGCGCTCTCCTGATCAGAGTTTACCTACCATGTACTCACTGGAGGACGCGTCATGTAGAGAGTCGGCCAAGCAGGTGTCCTCAGTAGGTGAAACTGGAAGCACATTTGGGATAGACTTGGGTTTGACATGGGTGACTGTGGGCTTGGGTACTGGTGCCTTGGTTACTTTTTTGGGATACTTAATTGGGCAGGCTAGGTTGGGGTTGACCATCAACCACAGATTTGGCTGTATTGGAGAGTCTGAAATGCAAGTA
Coding sequences within it:
- the foxr1 gene encoding forkhead box protein R1, with the translated sequence MSLQFQTRSRFLELHLSNSLNDWDMDEEIKLTTTTDQFYQEDKRNDQYLVQWQYARISRRKDDLSFQNYQQSGEDSPIQPNLWLMVNPNLACPIKYPKKVTKAPVPKPTVTHVKPKSIPNVLPVSPTEDTCLADSLHDASSSEYMLTDEDDASSLDVPICRKVKTARKAKAPKGGPRKLSLAQSKRLQRVLQDSNNLKSGAWLRPPVNYCILIAMAIGSSRTGSLNVQQIYNFTREHFPFFQTAPDGWKNTIRHNLCFSNSFRKTPQQVCSEGKRKSCLWHLTLEGRRRLRDEIHTLTGDSYKVLKRSMNNPGEFQMA